The Sesamum indicum cultivar Zhongzhi No. 13 linkage group LG1, S_indicum_v1.0, whole genome shotgun sequence genome includes a window with the following:
- the LOC105164341 gene encoding probable polygalacturonase At1g80170, which translates to MRKLEPFSSSSNAFSCFRHSFLEILYLGICLVLNVTYGSGFDPLIQLPSSGLPTNTSSRSKTVLFNIDDFGAKGDGIADDTKIVQDVWKVACSSSSPAKIIIPAGNSYLVKPIDFPGPCQSNVTLRVSGILVAPQDPEVWDGLNVHKWLYFHGVKQLTIEGGGLIDGRGQKWWAQSCKTNESNPCTHAPTAVTFHKCKNLKVRNVTLVNSQQMHMAFTNCMHVAASGVTVIAPADSPNTDGIHISTTTHVELKNIAVGTGDDCISIVGNSSQIRIKNIVCGPGHGISIGSLGKYNMSAAVQDVIVDGAVLFNTENGVRIKTWQGGSGFARKITFQNILMRNVSNPIIIDQYYCDSPVPCLNQTSTVHIDSISFRNIKGTSETEGAIMLLCSDSYPCKRLYLENVELEWLYGIAKSFCWEAYGTTSGLMSPPSCIPSDGNVISNENNYNSSTSLQKDDHAFI; encoded by the exons ATGAGAAAGCTGGaacctttttcttcttcttcaaatgccttttcttgtttcagacattcttttcttgaaatactGTATCTCGGCATCTGTTTGGTCTTAAATGTCACCTACGGAAGTGGGTTTGATCCTTTAATCCAGCTCCCCTCATCTGGGCTCCCCACAAACACTTCCAGCAGGTCAAAAACTGTGCTTTTTAACATCGATGATTTTGGTGCTAAAGGGGATGGAATCGCTGATGACACCAAG ATTGTGCAAGATGTTTGGAAGGTGGCCTGTTCTTCATCTTCGCCAGcgaaaattataattccagCAGGGAACTCTTATTTAGTTAAACCGATTGATTTTCCCGGACCTTGCCAGTCAAACGTGACCTTGAGG gTTTCTGGTATTCTTGTTGCGCCACAAGATCCTGAGGTCTGGGATGGTTTAAATGTGCATAAGTGGCTCTATTTCCATGGAGTGAAGCAACTCACAATAGAGGGCGGTGGACTAATTGATGGGAGGGGCCAGAAATGGTGGGCTCAATCATGCAAGACCAACGAATCAAAT CCCTGCACACATGCTCCAACG GCTGTTACTTTCCATAAGTGCAAGAACTTAAAAGTCAGGAATGTTACTTTGGTTAACAGTCAACAGATGCACATGGCGTTCACGAACTGTATGCATGTTGCAGCTTCTGGTGTCACAGTTATTGCACCTGCTGATAGCCCAAACACTGATGGAATCCACATAAGCACCACAACACATGTTGAACTAAAGAATATCGCTGTTGGAACAg GAGACGACTGCATATCCATAGTCGGCAATTCTTCTCAAATTCGTATAAAAAATATCGTCTGTGGGCCTGGCCATGGTATAAG TATCGGAAGTTTGGGAAAGTACAATATGTCTGCTGCTGTTCAGGATGTTATCGTTGATGGGGCAGTTTTATTTAACACCGAGAATGGGGTTAGGATCAAAACATGGCAG GGGGGCAGCGGTTTTGCGAGGAAAATTACCTTTCAGAACATATTGATGCGTAATGTTTCCAATCCCATTATAATTGATCAATATTACTGTGACTCTCCAGTGCCTTGCCTAAACCAG ACTTCCACCGTCCATATCGACAGCATTTCCTTCCGCAACATCAAAGGAACATCAGAAACAGAGGGGGCTATCATGCTTTTATGCAGTGACAGCTATCCATGTAAAAGATTGTACTTGGAGAATGTTGAACTTGAATGGTTGTATGGGATTGCAAAATCGTTCTGCTGGGAAGCGTACGGCACAACCTCAGGTCTGATGTCTCCGCCTTCTTGCATTCCATCTGATGGTAATGTGATCAGTAACGAAAACAACTACAACTCATCAACGAGCTTGCAGAAAGATGACCATGCTTTCATTTAA
- the LOC105164356 gene encoding uncharacterized protein At2g34160 produces MEEIADGLNKMNIAESQKKNRIQVSNTKKPLFFYVNLSKRYMQQHNEVELSALGMAISTVVSVAEILKNNGFAVEKKIMTSTVEIKDESRGRPIQKAKIEIVLGKTANFDELMAAAQEGGENGNGED; encoded by the exons ATGGAGGAGATTGCGGACGGATTGAACAAGATGAACATTGCGGAATCCCAGAAGAAGAACAGGATTCAAGTCTCCAATACCAAGAAGCCGCTTTTCTTTTACGTTAATCTCTCCAAG AGGTACATGCAACAGCACAACGAGGTGGAGCTTTCAGCACTTGGCATGG CAATTTCAACAGTTGTGTCAGTTGCTGAAATTCTGAAGAACAATGGATTTGCTGTTGAAAAGA AGATCATGACATCCACTGTGGAGATAAAGGATGAATCAAGAGGAAGACCCATCCAAAAAGCTAAG ATTGAAATAGTACTTGGGAAGACAGCAAACTTCGATGAATTAATGGCTGCAGCGCAAGAAGGTGGAGAGAATGGAAATGGCGAGGACTAG